A single Tenacibaculum sp. Bg11-29 DNA region contains:
- the folP gene encoding dihydropteroate synthase, which yields MTINCKGSLIDLSTPKVMGILNITPDSFFDGGKYKNEDEIFVQAKKMLDEGATFIDVGAYSSRPGAKHISEEDELKRIIPVVELLVNNFPDIIISVDTFRSSVAEESIRVGAALINDISGGKMDEEMFNLIAKLQVPYIMMHMQGEPQNMQLNPIYKDVVTEVISFFAEQLFKLRQLKVNDVVIDVGFGFGKTIAHNYELLQKLSLFKNLEAPILTGISRKSMLHKLLDISPKEALNATTVANTIALLNGTSILRVHDVKEAVEAIKIVSKVTAK from the coding sequence ATGACGATTAATTGTAAAGGAAGTTTAATAGATCTTTCTACACCTAAAGTGATGGGTATTTTAAATATTACTCCAGATTCTTTTTTTGACGGAGGCAAGTATAAAAATGAAGACGAAATTTTTGTTCAAGCTAAAAAAATGTTAGATGAAGGTGCTACTTTTATTGATGTAGGAGCTTACTCATCACGGCCAGGAGCTAAACATATTTCAGAAGAGGATGAATTAAAGAGGATTATACCTGTAGTTGAATTACTAGTAAATAATTTTCCGGATATTATTATTTCAGTTGATACTTTTAGAAGTAGCGTTGCTGAAGAATCGATTAGGGTAGGTGCGGCATTGATTAATGATATTTCAGGAGGGAAAATGGATGAAGAAATGTTTAATCTAATTGCAAAATTACAAGTGCCTTATATTATGATGCATATGCAAGGAGAACCTCAGAATATGCAGCTAAATCCAATTTATAAAGATGTGGTTACTGAAGTAATCTCGTTTTTTGCAGAGCAATTATTCAAACTCCGCCAATTAAAAGTAAACGATGTTGTAATTGATGTTGGTTTTGGTTTTGGAAAAACAATAGCGCATAATTACGAATTGTTACAAAAATTGTCACTTTTTAAAAATTTAGAAGCACCTATTTTAACGGGGATTTCCAGGAAATCTATGCTACATAAATTACTAGATATTTCGCCAAAAGAGGCTTTAAATGCAACGACAGTAGCAAATACAATTGCGTTGTTAAATGGTACCAGTATTTTAAGAGTTCATGATGTAAAAGAAGCTGTTGAAGCAATTAAGATTGTTTCAAAAGTTACTGCAAAATGA
- the cdaA gene encoding diadenylate cyclase CdaA, with protein MNLDFIDFSFLDVLDIILVAVLLYYIYKLLKGTVAINIVIGIAFIFIIWKITQTLNMEMLSGILGYLLSGGVIALIIVFQQEIRKFLLMIGTTNFSTQRGFLNQLKFLKTEINSEIDIETVLKACISMSKTKTGALLVIEKTNNLDFLINNGDKMDALVNEAILESIFYKNSPLHDGATVIRDNYIVATRVVLPISDSTKIPSRYGLRHRAAIGVTEKTDAICLLVSEETGEISYIKDGEFVLYKTPEDLFTKLEKDLTA; from the coding sequence ATGAATTTAGATTTTATCGATTTTTCGTTTTTGGATGTACTTGATATTATTTTAGTAGCTGTATTGTTGTATTATATATATAAGTTGTTAAAAGGAACTGTGGCAATTAATATTGTTATAGGGATTGCTTTTATTTTTATTATTTGGAAAATTACCCAGACACTTAATATGGAGATGTTAAGTGGTATTTTGGGGTACTTATTATCAGGAGGAGTTATTGCTTTAATTATTGTGTTTCAGCAAGAGATAAGAAAGTTTTTATTAATGATAGGAACAACTAATTTCTCTACACAACGGGGTTTTTTAAATCAATTAAAATTTTTAAAAACTGAAATCAATTCAGAGATTGACATTGAAACAGTTTTAAAAGCCTGTATAAGCATGTCTAAAACGAAAACAGGAGCTTTGTTGGTGATAGAGAAGACAAATAACCTCGATTTTTTAATTAATAATGGTGATAAGATGGATGCTTTAGTAAATGAAGCGATTTTAGAAAGTATATTTTATAAAAATAGTCCGCTTCATGATGGTGCAACTGTAATTCGGGATAATTATATAGTAGCAACACGTGTGGTTTTGCCAATTTCTGATAGCACAAAAATACCATCACGTTATGGTTTAAGACACAGGGCAGCTATTGGTGTAACAGAAAAAACAGATGCAATCTGTTTATTGGTTTCTGAAGAAACCGGAGAAATATCATATATAAAAGATGGTGAGTTTGTTTTGTATAAAACACCAGAAGATTTATTTACAAAACTAGAAAAAGATTTAACGGCATAA
- a CDS encoding ABC transporter ATP-binding protein has product MSFAKQYRTRFIIATTSTILLALFAVLSPILLMEAIEDFVTHKDLTRLLYYTIAMLIVLLIQVVFQFSFIYYANWVGQHIIRDIRAKTFRKILSFKMSYLDNSSVGKLVTRVVSDIETIANFFTQGVFMIISDILKMILVIIVMLYTNWKLAFIALVTLPILIYATKIFQIAIKSTFQEVRNQVSNLNGFVQERVTGMNIVQLFNREKIEYKNFVNINDKHKKAHVKTVWYYSIFFPIAEILSSIAIGLIVWFGGIQVIEGEATNIAVIIGFIKMAQMLFRPLRQIADKFNQLQMGIVAGERVFNVIDTESSISKNGTITTQSLQGNICFKDVHFSYIEGEEVLKGISFNVKEGNTIAIVGATGAGKSTIINLINRFYEINSGTIYVDDIPVENYEINSLRKKIAIVLQDVFLFSDTIFNNISLKNKNISLDEVKEAAKKIGVHDFIMTLPNNYYYNVKERGAMLSSGQRQLIAFLRAYLSKPSILILDEATSSIDTHSEQMIQHATDEITRNRTSIVIAHRLTTIKKANTIIVMDKGKIVEQGNHNELLNKEFGYYKNLYEKQFNAKITS; this is encoded by the coding sequence ATGAGTTTTGCAAAACAATACCGTACTCGGTTTATTATAGCAACAACGTCAACTATACTATTAGCGCTCTTTGCAGTATTGAGTCCTATTTTACTAATGGAAGCAATAGAAGATTTTGTTACTCATAAAGATTTAACAAGACTATTGTATTACACAATAGCAATGCTAATTGTTTTACTAATACAAGTCGTATTTCAATTTAGTTTTATTTACTATGCTAACTGGGTAGGCCAGCACATTATTAGAGATATTAGAGCTAAAACTTTTAGAAAAATTTTGAGTTTTAAAATGAGTTATTTAGATAATTCATCTGTTGGTAAACTCGTTACTAGAGTTGTTTCTGACATCGAGACAATTGCTAATTTTTTTACACAAGGTGTTTTTATGATTATTAGTGATATCTTAAAAATGATTCTTGTTATTATTGTAATGCTTTATACTAATTGGAAACTAGCTTTCATTGCGTTGGTAACTTTACCTATTTTAATTTATGCCACAAAGATATTTCAGATAGCTATAAAATCTACTTTTCAAGAAGTTAGAAATCAAGTATCAAATCTTAACGGGTTCGTACAAGAAAGAGTTACAGGAATGAATATTGTACAACTTTTTAATCGTGAAAAGATAGAGTATAAAAACTTTGTTAATATTAATGATAAACACAAGAAAGCACACGTAAAAACTGTTTGGTATTACTCTATTTTTTTTCCTATTGCTGAAATACTATCATCAATAGCAATTGGTTTAATTGTATGGTTCGGCGGAATTCAAGTTATAGAAGGTGAAGCAACAAACATTGCTGTTATTATTGGTTTTATAAAAATGGCTCAGATGTTATTTAGACCACTACGTCAAATTGCTGATAAATTTAATCAATTACAAATGGGTATTGTAGCTGGTGAGCGGGTTTTTAATGTAATTGATACAGAAAGTTCAATTAGCAAGAACGGAACAATAACTACCCAATCTCTACAAGGAAACATTTGTTTTAAAGATGTTCATTTTAGTTATATTGAAGGTGAAGAAGTTTTAAAAGGAATTAGCTTTAATGTTAAAGAAGGAAATACGATTGCCATTGTTGGAGCTACAGGTGCAGGAAAATCAACTATCATTAATTTAATAAACCGTTTTTATGAAATAAATAGTGGTACTATTTACGTTGATGACATCCCTGTAGAAAACTACGAAATAAACTCTTTAAGAAAAAAAATTGCGATTGTTTTACAAGATGTATTTCTTTTTTCTGATACTATTTTCAACAACATATCTCTAAAAAACAAAAATATATCTCTCGACGAAGTTAAAGAAGCAGCAAAAAAAATTGGTGTTCATGATTTTATTATGACATTACCCAACAATTATTACTACAACGTTAAAGAGCGCGGCGCAATGCTCTCATCAGGTCAACGTCAGCTAATAGCCTTTTTACGCGCTTACCTTAGTAAGCCTAGTATTTTAATTTTAGACGAAGCTACATCATCTATAGATACACATTCTGAGCAGATGATTCAACATGCCACTGATGAAATTACTAGAAACAGAACTTCAATTGTAATTGCACATCGATTAACAACAATTAAAAAAGCAAATACTATTATTGTTATGGATAAAGGTAAAATTGTTGAACAAGGAAATCATAATGAGCTATTAAATAAAGAATTTGGTTATTATAAAAACCTCTATGAGAAACAATTTAACGCTAAAATTACTTCGTAA
- the truA gene encoding tRNA pseudouridine(38-40) synthase TruA, translated as MRYFIELAYRGTNYHGWQIQPDAISVQEKINNALSTILRQQIVITGAGRTDAGVHASQMFAHFDTTITLSENFAFRLNSILSDDIVIFTVKLVHNDAHARFDANSRSYEYKIWLGRNPFLLDSSWQLYNQQLNIQLMNQAAMILYEYEDFECFSKVKTGVHTFNCKITSALWVLNGNELIFHISANRFLRNMVRAIVGTLIDIGTGKTTIDDFKNIIKSKNRSNAGTSVPAKGLFLTKVEYDYI; from the coding sequence TTGAGGTATTTTATTGAATTAGCTTATAGAGGAACAAATTATCATGGTTGGCAAATACAACCTGACGCAATTTCGGTACAAGAAAAAATAAACAATGCACTCAGTACTATTTTAAGACAACAAATCGTTATTACAGGTGCTGGCAGAACAGATGCTGGTGTACACGCATCACAAATGTTTGCTCATTTTGATACAACTATAACTTTATCTGAAAACTTTGCTTTTAGATTAAATTCAATTTTATCAGACGATATTGTAATATTTACTGTTAAATTAGTACACAATGATGCACATGCTAGGTTTGATGCTAATAGTAGGTCTTATGAGTATAAGATATGGCTTGGTCGAAATCCATTTTTATTAGATAGCTCTTGGCAATTGTATAATCAACAGCTTAATATTCAACTAATGAATCAAGCCGCGATGATTTTATATGAATATGAAGATTTTGAATGTTTTTCGAAAGTAAAAACAGGTGTTCATACTTTTAATTGCAAAATAACGAGTGCATTATGGGTTTTGAATGGTAATGAATTAATATTTCATATTAGTGCGAATCGATTTTTAAGAAACATGGTTAGAGCTATTGTTGGTACCCTTATCGATATTGGAACTGGTAAAACCACAATCGATGACTTTAAAAACATTATAAAAAGCAAAAACAGAAGTAATGCAGGAACTTCTGTTCCGGCAAAAGGATTATTTTTAACAAAAGTAGAATACGATTATATATAG
- a CDS encoding metallophosphoesterase → MKKILLLSDTHSFIDDQILKFVKQADEVWHAGDIGDLKVTDTLKEYKTLRAVYGNIDDKDARSEFPLDNKFTLEGVSVWITHIGGYPNAYKPRVREELKNNSPKIFISGHSHILKVQYDEKFKLLHLNPGAAGKHGFHKIRTMLRFELNKGEITNMEVIELAHR, encoded by the coding sequence ATGAAAAAAATATTACTTCTTTCAGATACACATAGTTTTATTGATGATCAAATATTAAAATTTGTAAAACAAGCAGATGAGGTTTGGCACGCTGGAGATATTGGTGATTTAAAAGTTACTGATACTCTTAAAGAATATAAAACCTTAAGAGCAGTTTATGGTAATATTGACGATAAGGATGCTAGGTCTGAATTTCCTTTGGATAATAAATTTACACTTGAAGGTGTTTCTGTTTGGATTACTCATATTGGGGGGTACCCGAATGCTTATAAACCAAGAGTGCGAGAAGAGTTGAAAAATAATTCACCAAAAATTTTTATTAGTGGTCATTCTCATATATTAAAAGTGCAATATGACGAGAAATTTAAATTACTTCATTTAAATCCCGGGGCTGCAGGGAAACACGGATTTCATAAAATAAGGACAATGCTTCGTTTTGAATTAAATAAAGGTGAAATTACCAATATGGAGGTGATAGAGTTAGCTCACCGATGA
- a CDS encoding sensor histidine kinase, which yields MYSKLVSIVFLIFFVRIGFSVTLFTNNKDYKTKRRNNLTKKDSVLQDSIYQIAYKNYSKGKYPEALKLALTLHNENSKKQEFNYKYTELLGDIYNKTLNLKLSLKYFKTSLSYLNNKNRHNDINLDKTQYLNLLAKNYLKVGSIYLKIYKNLKHKQERNLTYLKLLEEGVTKKYVDKNNVPKGIKIFKDSALYFFSELDKTPSINNEIINYKASSHVNLSALYQIDSMYSESKYFALKAIDLYKEKNNIIKLAKAQSNLGNVYLLIGEFKKAKETYISGIDVLKKDNSQTATKLKANLYYNLAWAMRNLKDYKAYDYQEISFEFEDVLKEKNISQIIKKIEANHQENLEQQKVNLVTEQRKLKEAQQSKTTLLFAALSLLVIIISGVIVYNYKLRQKNLQLKLSENNLLQQQSIEKIKSDAHTKILNATIDGKETERKQIAETLHDNVSALLSSANMHLSATKKQLKDSAPLEIEKTQAIILEASQKVRDLSHNLISSILLKFGLEYALKDAAKKYSNSQLKFEVSAHNINRYNQEFEIKIFNIIQELANNILKHSKANYAQITIKQEKNQLTILVNDDGVGFSTSSFSINDGIGLNQIEARLKMMEGKLSINSKKNKGSKISIIIPIQEQKQSKLSSVS from the coding sequence ATGTATTCAAAATTAGTATCTATAGTATTTCTTATTTTTTTTGTTAGAATCGGGTTTTCAGTTACATTATTCACTAATAATAAAGACTACAAGACAAAACGCAGAAATAACTTAACTAAAAAAGATTCAGTCTTACAGGATTCAATTTATCAGATAGCTTATAAAAATTATAGTAAAGGTAAATACCCAGAAGCTTTAAAACTGGCTCTCACTCTACATAACGAAAATTCAAAAAAACAGGAATTTAACTATAAATACACTGAGCTTTTAGGTGATATTTACAATAAAACATTAAACCTAAAATTATCCTTAAAATACTTTAAGACATCCTTATCTTATTTAAACAATAAAAACAGACATAATGATATTAATTTAGATAAAACACAATACTTAAATTTACTAGCAAAAAACTACTTAAAAGTAGGCTCTATTTATCTAAAAATTTACAAAAATTTAAAACACAAGCAAGAAAGAAACTTAACATATCTTAAATTACTTGAAGAGGGTGTTACTAAAAAATACGTTGATAAAAACAATGTTCCAAAGGGGATTAAAATATTCAAAGACAGTGCTTTATATTTTTTTTCAGAACTAGATAAGACTCCTTCTATCAATAATGAAATCATCAACTATAAAGCTAGCTCTCATGTTAATTTATCAGCATTATATCAAATAGACTCAATGTATTCTGAATCAAAATATTTTGCATTAAAAGCCATTGATCTATATAAAGAAAAAAATAACATAATCAAATTAGCAAAAGCACAGAGCAATCTTGGAAATGTATACCTATTAATAGGAGAATTTAAAAAAGCAAAAGAAACTTATATAAGCGGAATAGATGTATTAAAAAAAGACAATTCTCAAACAGCAACCAAACTAAAAGCAAATTTATATTACAATCTTGCTTGGGCAATGAGAAATTTAAAAGATTATAAGGCTTATGATTATCAAGAGATCTCTTTTGAATTTGAAGATGTTTTAAAAGAAAAGAATATTAGTCAAATTATAAAAAAAATTGAAGCCAATCATCAGGAAAATCTCGAACAACAGAAAGTAAACTTGGTAACTGAACAACGAAAACTTAAAGAAGCTCAACAAAGTAAAACTACATTACTCTTTGCTGCATTAAGCTTACTCGTAATTATTATTTCTGGTGTTATTGTTTATAATTATAAATTACGTCAAAAAAACCTACAATTAAAACTATCAGAAAACAACTTACTACAACAACAAAGTATAGAAAAAATAAAATCAGACGCACATACAAAAATATTAAATGCCACTATAGATGGTAAAGAAACTGAAAGAAAGCAAATAGCAGAAACATTACACGATAATGTTAGTGCACTATTATCATCTGCAAACATGCATTTAAGTGCCACTAAAAAGCAACTTAAAGATAGTGCACCTTTAGAAATTGAGAAAACTCAAGCCATAATATTAGAAGCATCACAAAAAGTTAGAGACTTATCTCACAACCTTATTTCTTCTATCTTATTAAAATTTGGTTTAGAATACGCCTTAAAAGATGCCGCTAAAAAATACTCAAATAGTCAATTAAAATTTGAAGTTTCCGCACATAATATAAATAGATACAATCAAGAATTTGAGATAAAAATATTCAATATCATTCAAGAACTTGCTAATAACATATTAAAACACAGCAAAGCTAATTACGCACAAATAACCATTAAACAAGAAAAGAATCAACTAACCATTCTTGTTAATGATGATGGGGTAGGATTTTCCACCTCATCATTTTCTATAAATGATGGTATTGGGTTAAATCAAATAGAAGCTAGGCTTAAAATGATGGAAGGAAAACTTTCTATAAACTCAAAAAAGAACAAAGGCTCTAAAATTTCTATTATTATTCCTATTCAAGAACAAAAACAGTCTAAACTATCATCGGTGAGCTAA
- a CDS encoding response regulator transcription factor produces the protein MNNKIKVHIADDHKILIDGVIALLNTEDCFEIEGYSLTGKQVVDWSTKNKADVLVLDINMPEMDGIEVLKTFKQRNLKIKTIILSSLSDPKLVQEMILLGANGFVDKACASDHIIDAIKNVHVGTQYFSDDIKSKLLELYVNNAKTEDSELAHGDLTEREVEVLKQIALEKSSSEIAKHLLVSIKTVETYRKSLYKKLKVKNVVGLAMYAVKNNII, from the coding sequence ATGAATAACAAGATAAAAGTTCACATAGCCGATGACCATAAAATCTTAATAGATGGAGTTATCGCCTTATTAAACACTGAAGATTGCTTTGAAATTGAAGGCTATTCTTTAACAGGAAAGCAAGTAGTAGATTGGTCTACTAAAAACAAAGCAGATGTATTAGTTCTTGATATAAACATGCCAGAAATGGACGGTATAGAAGTTTTAAAAACATTTAAACAACGTAATTTAAAAATTAAAACAATTATACTTTCTAGTTTAAGCGATCCTAAATTAGTACAGGAGATGATATTACTAGGAGCAAATGGTTTTGTAGACAAAGCATGTGCTAGTGATCATATTATAGATGCTATAAAAAATGTTCACGTCGGAACACAGTATTTTAGTGACGATATAAAAAGTAAGTTATTAGAATTATATGTTAACAATGCTAAAACTGAAGATTCAGAACTTGCTCATGGTGATTTAACAGAAAGAGAAGTAGAAGTTTTGAAACAAATAGCTTTGGAAAAAAGCTCTAGTGAAATAGCAAAACATCTATTAGTAAGTATAAAAACGGTTGAAACATATCGTAAGAGTTTATATAAAAAATTAAAAGTAAAAAACGTAGTAGGTTTGGCGATGTACGCTGTAAAAAACAATATAATATAA
- a CDS encoding DUF4293 domain-containing protein, with the protein MIQRKQSIYLFIAVIISAGLTFIFSIWTSSQNNTPIFIVDLFSGVSILEKITPVLFYISALLSFVTIFLFKNRQLQFVLGRLNILINLFLLGILIYLSQTLPGESLASEKGIGMIFPIIVILLLVLANKAIKKDEDLVKSVDRLR; encoded by the coding sequence ATGATACAAAGAAAACAATCTATATATTTATTTATTGCAGTAATTATTTCTGCTGGTCTAACTTTTATTTTTAGTATTTGGACAAGCTCACAGAATAATACACCAATATTTATTGTAGATTTGTTTTCAGGAGTTTCTATTTTAGAAAAAATAACTCCTGTATTATTTTATATTTCAGCTTTATTATCTTTTGTAACTATATTTTTATTTAAAAATCGTCAGTTACAATTTGTCTTAGGGCGATTAAACATATTGATAAACCTTTTTTTATTAGGAATATTGATATATCTATCACAAACATTACCTGGAGAATCTTTAGCTTCTGAGAAAGGTATTGGGATGATTTTTCCTATCATTGTTATTTTGTTATTAGTTTTAGCAAATAAAGCAATTAAAAAGGATGAAGATCTTGTAAAATCTGTAGATAGATTACGATAA